The following proteins are encoded in a genomic region of Spirochaetota bacterium:
- a CDS encoding DUF262 domain-containing protein, which yields MKTETLPLKELSIDKIYNGDKATYEVPIYQRNYAWEKDEISALIQDVYDAYTAEKQSREKKIYYIGTLVSFHKGDQVYEVIDGQQRLTTINLVLGALGISLQNKLTYRARKKSNNTIQSIPRFEIEEKDDGIINGYNYAKNAINEIVPKTCQDEFKNFFQKSVHLIHYQVPKDIDLNHYFEIMNSRGEQLEKHEIIKARLIEKLNDADKAKFSRLWEFCSEMNVYIQQKYNEEEIFGQSLFDFKVSNFDSLPKVDENTNTLKISDLINYKRADKQQDKDDKIDTFQPIMDFSNFLLIVLKLTRIDDSGFDPTSFNLDDKDLIHEFDKLQVEQVDDEFVKRFGFNLLKAKYLLDNYLVHHSNEDDTIENNPWKLQYWQKDGKKGYLKNLDSESDRHQKLVQLLSMFEVSFTARQRKNYLFYCLLYLFRSNDRDISMYCEFISGLAEKYFTEVYLVAANLNEINTPKPGSFDKTILSDNPLIITPSKGNFDFTAIYGDGTEKSKGIPLFVFNYLDYKLWAKYTDKLRGEKTKEGSKERKEFFDTLGCGDFGLKVFEQFYFSRTRRSLEHYYPQANANGENGAPNEEQINCLGNYAMIGSEANSSGSNWSPKTKLDHYLDASGKIKQVSVASIKFMIMMQKCKDNQNTREAGQEWNFDDIKAHQEKMLEVLFGGSK from the coding sequence ATGAAAACTGAAACTCTGCCGCTCAAAGAGCTATCCATCGATAAAATCTATAATGGCGACAAAGCAACCTATGAAGTTCCAATATATCAGAGAAACTATGCGTGGGAAAAAGATGAGATTTCCGCACTGATTCAGGATGTCTACGATGCGTACACCGCAGAAAAACAATCCCGTGAAAAAAAAATCTATTATATCGGTACATTGGTGTCCTTCCATAAAGGTGACCAAGTCTATGAAGTGATTGACGGCCAACAGCGGCTAACCACAATTAATCTCGTGTTGGGTGCATTGGGCATCTCCCTCCAAAACAAACTGACTTATCGGGCTCGTAAAAAATCGAACAACACTATTCAGAGCATTCCTCGTTTTGAAATCGAAGAAAAAGACGATGGCATCATCAATGGGTATAATTATGCCAAAAACGCCATTAATGAGATAGTTCCGAAAACCTGCCAAGACGAATTCAAAAACTTTTTTCAGAAGAGTGTTCATCTGATTCACTACCAAGTGCCGAAAGACATAGACTTAAACCACTACTTTGAAATCATGAATTCCAGAGGCGAGCAACTGGAAAAACACGAAATTATAAAGGCGCGCCTTATCGAAAAACTAAATGACGCGGACAAGGCAAAGTTCAGTCGCCTTTGGGAATTTTGCAGCGAGATGAATGTCTATATACAACAAAAATATAATGAAGAAGAAATATTCGGGCAGTCTCTATTCGATTTTAAAGTTTCAAACTTTGATTCTTTACCGAAGGTGGATGAAAACACCAATACACTGAAAATCAGCGACCTTATCAATTATAAAAGAGCAGATAAACAGCAGGACAAAGATGATAAAATCGATACGTTCCAGCCGATTATGGACTTTTCAAACTTCTTGCTTATTGTGTTAAAACTAACCCGTATTGATGATAGCGGCTTTGATCCTACGAGTTTTAATCTCGACGATAAAGATTTGATTCATGAATTTGATAAGTTGCAGGTTGAGCAGGTTGATGATGAGTTTGTTAAGAGGTTCGGCTTTAACTTGTTGAAGGCAAAATATCTTCTGGACAACTATCTCGTGCATCACTCGAATGAAGATGACACTATTGAGAACAACCCTTGGAAGCTGCAATATTGGCAAAAAGACGGCAAAAAAGGGTATCTGAAAAATCTTGACAGCGAAAGCGATCGTCATCAAAAATTGGTTCAGTTGCTTTCGATGTTTGAGGTATCATTTACGGCAAGGCAAAGGAAAAATTATCTCTTCTATTGCTTGCTGTATCTGTTCCGTTCTAACGACAGGGATATTAGCATGTATTGCGAATTCATATCAGGGTTGGCGGAAAAATACTTCACAGAAGTGTATTTGGTGGCTGCGAACCTTAACGAAATTAATACGCCTAAACCCGGTAGTTTCGATAAAACTATCCTAAGTGACAATCCACTCATTATTACGCCAAGCAAGGGCAATTTTGATTTTACTGCAATTTATGGAGATGGCACTGAAAAATCAAAGGGTATTCCGTTGTTTGTTTTCAACTATCTTGACTATAAATTGTGGGCAAAATATACTGATAAGCTTCGCGGCGAAAAGACAAAAGAAGGCAGTAAAGAACGAAAGGAATTTTTTGACACACTTGGATGTGGTGATTTTGGGCTGAAAGTATTCGAACAGTTTTATTTTTCGAGAACGCGCAGGAGTTTGGAGCATTACTACCCGCAAGCCAATGCAAATGGAGAAAATGGTGCGCCGAATGAAGAACAAATAAACTGCCTGGGTAACTACGCCATGATTGGTAGCGAGGCGAATAGTTCCGGTTCAAATTGGAGCCCGAAAACCAAGCTCGACCATTACTTGGATGCTTCCGGAAAGATTAAGCAGGTCAGTGTGGCATCAATCAAGTTTATGATTATGATGCAAAAATGCAAAGACAATCAAAATACTCGTGAAGCGGGGCAGGAATGGAATTTTGATGACATAAAAGCGCATCAAGAAAAAATGTTAGAAGTATTATTTGGTGGATCAAAATAA
- a CDS encoding HU family DNA-binding protein has product MTKSDIVDRLTRQSGLKKKEVLYIVDNFIEKIKECALKGDKIEIRGFGTFYKSEKKARKVFSPIAGKDIEVPARTTLAFRASKLNGKTAK; this is encoded by the coding sequence ATGACAAAGTCCGATATAGTGGACCGCCTTACCAGGCAGAGCGGTTTGAAGAAAAAGGAAGTCCTCTATATCGTTGACAATTTCATTGAAAAGATCAAAGAGTGCGCGCTCAAAGGCGATAAGATCGAAATCCGCGGATTCGGCACATTCTACAAGTCAGAGAAAAAAGCCCGCAAGGTGTTTTCACCCATAGCGGGCAAAGATATTGAAGTACCGGCCCGGACAACCCTCGCCTTTCGCGCAAGCAAATTGAACGGTAAAACAGCAAAATAA
- a CDS encoding DUF262 domain-containing protein, translating into MTTCLKLAITKIGDLLLHDKITQDKDGNTLTDINLVIPNYQRPYKWTAKNVIQLLDDIIDAKNENKETYRVGTLILHQEGESTYNIVDGQQRTITFSLLLKALGAHSISFLEQPLVNNQHNTHNIPNNFRTLERRANTIIDDKDKKELLNYIKNNCELIVVITENISEAFQFFDSQNARGKKLYPHDLLKAYHLREMKDLDVVETEKVVKSWEDLDQKKLSSLFSEYLYRVKEWTKGNKAWELTEHNIHKFKGITRKDNFPYAQFYKGAFAYADMVNNSAMPFVSGIRNIKPFQLDTPIVAGKPFFDYAKHYFEILKDIQNNDKYEGYFINDNDIVKTLDLRTYKNGVGNRITRLLFDTAILLYVDRFCPERPLKTDSEMLDQFVVFAFVWAYSLRAQYYNVGWLSAQNYIMGNDVTNSFNLYKIIIEADSPVSLLSALSDRVSPLPNSAIKAKNDNREDKDEDGIYQNFLHYFNSNKFLEGENEN; encoded by the coding sequence TTGACCACTTGCTTAAAACTCGCAATAACCAAAATCGGTGACCTGTTATTGCACGACAAAATCACGCAAGATAAAGACGGTAACACCCTTACTGACATTAATTTGGTGATACCGAATTATCAGCGTCCATATAAATGGACGGCAAAAAATGTAATTCAACTGCTGGACGACATTATTGATGCCAAAAACGAAAATAAAGAAACCTACCGAGTAGGGACACTTATCCTCCACCAAGAGGGAGAATCAACATATAACATCGTCGACGGGCAACAGCGAACTATTACCTTTTCGTTGCTACTTAAGGCTCTTGGTGCTCATTCAATTAGTTTTTTAGAACAGCCCCTTGTAAATAATCAACATAATACTCATAATATACCCAACAACTTCCGCACACTGGAAAGACGTGCAAATACTATCATCGATGACAAGGATAAAAAAGAACTGCTGAATTACATCAAAAACAACTGTGAACTCATCGTTGTCATTACAGAAAACATATCCGAAGCCTTTCAGTTCTTTGATTCGCAAAATGCTCGTGGCAAAAAGCTTTACCCCCATGATTTGCTGAAGGCTTATCATCTTCGTGAGATGAAAGATTTGGATGTAGTGGAAACCGAGAAGGTTGTAAAAAGTTGGGAGGATTTGGACCAAAAAAAACTATCGTCACTATTCAGTGAATATCTTTATCGCGTGAAAGAATGGACGAAGGGTAATAAAGCTTGGGAACTCACCGAACATAATATACACAAATTCAAGGGTATCACCCGGAAGGACAACTTCCCTTACGCCCAATTCTACAAAGGGGCATTTGCCTACGCCGATATGGTCAATAATTCCGCAATGCCTTTTGTTTCAGGTATACGGAATATTAAACCGTTTCAGTTGGATACGCCAATTGTGGCGGGTAAACCGTTTTTTGACTATGCAAAACACTACTTTGAAATTCTTAAAGATATTCAGAACAACGACAAATATGAGGGCTATTTTATCAATGATAATGATATCGTAAAAACTCTTGACCTGAGAACATACAAGAATGGTGTTGGCAACCGAATCACTCGCTTGTTGTTTGACACGGCGATTTTGCTATATGTTGATAGGTTCTGCCCCGAACGACCTTTAAAAACGGATTCGGAAATGTTAGATCAATTTGTGGTTTTTGCCTTTGTCTGGGCTTATTCGCTTAGGGCACAGTATTATAATGTCGGTTGGCTATCGGCGCAAAACTACATTATGGGAAACGATGTTACGAACTCTTTCAATCTATACAAAATCATCATCGAAGCAGATTCACCGGTTTCACTTTTAAGCGCACTTTCCGACAGGGTGAGTCCGTTGCCCAACAGCGCTATAAAGGCGAAAAATGACAATAGAGAAGATAAGGACGAAGACGGCATTTATCAAAACTTTCTTCACTATTTCAACAGCAATAAATTCTTGGAAGGCGAAAATGAAAACTGA
- a CDS encoding 30S ribosomal protein S20: MANIKSQEKRNKQNEKRRARNAQVKSSIRTASKKVEKAVEAKQSPEALRDLYVKFASTIDKAAGVGVVHKKTAARKKSRIAKRVNALAKAQS; the protein is encoded by the coding sequence GTGGCAAACATCAAATCCCAGGAAAAACGTAACAAGCAGAACGAAAAACGGCGGGCCCGTAACGCCCAGGTCAAATCCTCTATCCGCACGGCCTCCAAGAAAGTCGAGAAAGCGGTGGAGGCAAAACAGAGCCCGGAAGCGCTCAGGGACCTGTATGTCAAGTTCGCATCAACCATAGACAAGGCGGCCGGAGTCGGTGTCGTCCACAAGAAGACCGCGGCTCGGAAGAAATCGAGAATAGCGAAGCGAGTGAACGCGTTGGCGAAAGCCCAGTCATAG
- the mpl gene encoding UDP-N-acetylmuramate:L-alanyl-gamma-D-glutamyl-meso-diaminopimelate ligase, producing MIGICGVAMGTLAQMLHDRGFEVSGSDQNIYPPMSDILNRSGMKLYGGFSAANVGNPDLVIIGNAVSRGNPEAERVLNERIPYLSMSQALFQFFLHDREVIAVSGTHGKSTTTALLAHLLVSAGADPSFFVGGVTRNYESNYRLGAGKFFVIEGDEYDSAFFEKVPKFVYYRPHHLVLTSLEFDHADIFRDLGEIETWFRRLVNMIPANGNIVYSSAYGNLKEIVSKSLSQRFSYGKAGADFAYAVRGYRGDFSELDITAPGENFPLKTRLFGDFNFDNCMAAVAMARLLGIGVEAIRAGLESFQGVKRRQELIYDGNRIKVYDDFAHHPTAIKYVLDTMRERYPDARLWALYEPRSATSRRNVFQEVLPASFRAADDILIKMPYEGSAIKDGDKLDPDMLLRDIRAFNENARLFGDVDSMLEHIALTMDTDIENVIVLMSNGGFDGIYGKIAPALDTAAAAGADVKN from the coding sequence ATGATCGGCATCTGCGGCGTCGCCATGGGGACCCTGGCGCAGATGCTCCATGACCGGGGATTCGAGGTTTCCGGGTCGGACCAGAACATCTATCCCCCCATGAGCGATATCCTCAACAGGAGCGGCATGAAGCTGTACGGCGGCTTCAGCGCGGCCAACGTGGGCAATCCGGACCTGGTCATCATCGGCAATGCCGTGAGCAGGGGGAACCCGGAGGCGGAGCGCGTGCTGAACGAGCGGATTCCCTACCTCTCCATGTCCCAGGCCCTGTTCCAGTTTTTCCTCCATGACCGAGAGGTAATCGCCGTGTCCGGCACCCACGGCAAAAGCACCACCACGGCCCTGCTGGCGCACCTCCTGGTGTCGGCCGGGGCGGACCCGTCCTTTTTCGTGGGCGGGGTCACGCGCAATTATGAGTCCAATTACCGCCTGGGCGCGGGTAAATTCTTCGTCATAGAGGGGGACGAGTACGATTCCGCCTTTTTCGAGAAGGTGCCGAAGTTCGTGTACTACCGGCCGCACCACCTGGTGCTCACCTCCCTGGAGTTCGATCACGCCGATATCTTCCGCGACCTGGGGGAGATCGAAACATGGTTCCGGCGCCTGGTGAACATGATTCCCGCCAACGGCAATATCGTGTATTCCTCGGCCTACGGCAACCTGAAAGAGATCGTTTCAAAATCCCTGTCGCAGCGTTTTTCCTACGGCAAGGCCGGGGCCGATTTCGCCTATGCCGTAAGGGGCTATAGGGGCGATTTCTCGGAGCTCGATATCACCGCTCCGGGAGAGAACTTTCCCCTTAAGACCAGGCTCTTCGGGGATTTCAACTTTGACAATTGCATGGCCGCCGTGGCCATGGCGCGTCTCCTCGGCATCGGCGTGGAGGCCATCCGCGCGGGCCTTGAGTCGTTCCAGGGAGTGAAGCGCCGCCAGGAGCTCATCTACGACGGCAACCGCATCAAGGTGTATGATGATTTTGCCCACCATCCCACGGCGATAAAGTATGTTCTCGATACCATGCGGGAGCGCTACCCCGATGCCCGCCTCTGGGCCCTGTACGAGCCGCGGTCTGCCACGTCCCGGCGGAACGTGTTCCAGGAGGTGCTGCCGGCGTCCTTCAGGGCCGCGGACGACATTCTCATCAAGATGCCCTACGAGGGATCGGCCATAAAGGACGGGGACAAGCTCGATCCGGATATGCTTCTCCGCGACATCAGGGCCTTCAATGAAAACGCCCGTCTCTTCGGTGACGTGGATTCAATGCTGGAGCATATAGCCCTGACCATGGACACGGACATTGAGAACGTCATCGTCCTCATGTCCAACGGCGGCTTTGACGGCATTTACGGGAAAATTGCGCCGGCATTGGACACGGCGGCCGCTGCCGGGGCGGATGTGAAGAATTGA
- a CDS encoding slipin family protein, with protein sequence MLEGISFIMFLVIFGVFLLIASIKIVKEYERAVVFRLGRLLKSAKGPGIIIIIPVIDRWVRVNLRLIAMEVPPQDIITKDNVSVKVNAVVYFRVIEPNRAITEVDDYMYATSQLSQTTLRSILGQVELDDLLSARDRINAELQKVLDTHTEPWGIKVANVDVKNVDLPQEMQRALAKQAEAERERRSKVIGAEGEFQAAQKMVDAAALMEAHPMSLQLRYLQTLREISAEKNSTTLFPIPIDLIDLFLKKK encoded by the coding sequence ATGCTAGAGGGAATAAGCTTCATAATGTTTCTCGTTATTTTCGGAGTATTTCTGCTTATCGCTTCCATTAAAATTGTCAAGGAATACGAGCGGGCCGTCGTGTTCAGGCTGGGCAGGCTCCTCAAGTCCGCAAAGGGCCCGGGCATCATCATCATCATCCCCGTTATCGACCGGTGGGTGCGGGTGAACCTGCGCCTTATCGCCATGGAGGTACCGCCCCAGGACATTATAACCAAGGACAACGTGTCCGTGAAGGTGAACGCCGTGGTCTATTTCAGGGTCATAGAGCCGAATCGCGCCATCACCGAGGTGGACGACTACATGTACGCCACGTCCCAGCTTTCCCAGACGACGCTGCGGAGCATACTGGGACAGGTGGAGCTGGACGATCTCCTTTCCGCCCGCGACCGGATCAACGCCGAGCTCCAGAAGGTGCTGGACACCCATACAGAGCCGTGGGGCATCAAGGTGGCCAACGTGGACGTCAAGAACGTGGACCTTCCCCAGGAGATGCAGCGGGCCCTGGCGAAGCAGGCCGAGGCGGAGCGGGAGCGCCGTTCCAAGGTCATCGGCGCGGAGGGCGAATTCCAGGCCGCGCAGAAGATGGTCGACGCCGCCGCCCTGATGGAGGCCCACCCCATGTCGCTGCAGCTGCGCTATCTGCAAACGCTGCGGGAAATATCTGCGGAGAAGAATTCCACAACGCTTTTCCCGATCCCGATAGATTTGATTGACTTGTTCTTGAAAAAGAAATAG
- a CDS encoding type II toxin-antitoxin system Phd/YefM family antitoxin codes for MAQIITANELKTKGVSILDEESSGDSEVIITVRGKSKYVVMPIEKYNYLRECELDAALYEVKKDLKDGKYKKESVEKHIKRITRG; via the coding sequence ATGGCGCAGATAATTACTGCAAATGAGCTGAAAACGAAAGGAGTCTCAATTCTGGATGAGGAATCTTCCGGTGATTCAGAGGTGATCATCACGGTCAGGGGTAAAAGCAAATATGTCGTGATGCCGATTGAAAAGTATAATTATTTAAGGGAATGCGAGCTGGATGCGGCATTATATGAGGTTAAAAAAGATCTGAAGGACGGAAAGTATAAAAAGGAATCAGTGGAAAAACATATAAAGAGAATAACCCGTGGCTGA
- a CDS encoding EcsC family protein codes for MGEKIEPSVFMKALDWCYDKAINGGGVLVTANDLAKEYLEKNKNNIDAAKSLIKWQIAKCATSGFITGLGGIITLPVAIPANISSVLYVQLRMIAAIAIMGGYDPKSDKVKTFVYLCLTGSSVNDILKTTGINIGSKVALNAIKNISGTVLREINKKVGFKLLTKFGQTGVVNLGKTIPLIGGIIGGLFDAGSTKIIGKKSIDVFLK; via the coding sequence ATGGGGGAAAAAATTGAACCATCAGTATTTATGAAAGCACTTGATTGGTGTTATGATAAAGCAATAAACGGTGGTGGTGTTTTGGTAACTGCGAATGATTTAGCAAAGGAATATTTAGAAAAAAACAAAAACAATATTGATGCTGCTAAATCATTAATAAAATGGCAAATAGCCAAATGTGCCACATCGGGATTCATAACTGGTCTTGGAGGAATAATTACTTTACCAGTTGCTATCCCCGCAAATATATCAAGTGTTCTTTATGTTCAATTACGAATGATTGCGGCAATTGCTATAATGGGTGGCTATGATCCAAAATCTGATAAAGTTAAGACATTTGTTTATTTATGTCTAACTGGAAGTTCGGTAAATGATATTTTGAAAACAACCGGTATTAATATAGGGTCGAAAGTTGCACTAAATGCGATAAAAAATATTAGTGGTACAGTATTAAGGGAAATTAATAAAAAAGTTGGTTTTAAATTGCTTACAAAATTTGGGCAAACAGGCGTAGTAAATTTAGGTAAAACAATTCCTTTGATTGGTGGAATTATTGGAGGTTTATTCGATGCCGGCTCTACAAAAATTATTGGAAAAAAATCCATTGATGTTTTTCTTAAATAG
- a CDS encoding nodulation protein NfeD encodes MKRLILLAIAIALLSGPLMAKDRYALIKLEGSVNPIMAQHIAESMKTARKDGVKFIVVQLDTPGGMVDSMREIIKAIMASEVPVVVYTYPKGAQAASAGGYIMLAAHVAVMAPGTEIGAMHPVSPMLNFMPRDEKGDPSGVMEKKVLNDMVAYAKSLAQKRNRNVAWAERAVRQAASSTYLEAQREKVIDFVAEDMADLLKKLDGRTVSVNERNVVIRTAGCTAAEYSMDWLKRFLNFFADPQIVLFLLIIAVVGIGFEIKSPGLIAPGVIGAISLFLFFMALRILPVNVAGIILIVLAIVLFILELKITSYGLLTIGGIASFVFGAMILFDSPLPGGSVPMTTILAMVVVLLAFMFIVVRAVINVHRAQVTTGREGIIGETGSALEDFDGEGRGMVKVHGELWKALADESIRSGEGIVVTDVDGMTLKVKKK; translated from the coding sequence ATGAAACGTCTGATACTTCTCGCTATCGCCATCGCGCTATTGTCCGGGCCCCTCATGGCCAAGGACCGCTACGCCCTCATCAAGCTCGAGGGTAGCGTGAACCCCATCATGGCCCAGCATATCGCGGAGTCCATGAAAACGGCCCGGAAGGACGGGGTGAAGTTCATCGTTGTGCAGCTGGACACTCCCGGCGGCATGGTGGACTCCATGCGAGAGATCATCAAGGCCATCATGGCCTCGGAAGTGCCGGTGGTGGTCTATACCTATCCCAAGGGAGCCCAGGCGGCCTCGGCCGGCGGCTACATCATGCTGGCGGCCCACGTAGCCGTGATGGCGCCGGGCACGGAGATCGGCGCCATGCATCCGGTGAGCCCCATGCTCAATTTCATGCCCCGGGACGAAAAGGGTGACCCCTCCGGGGTAATGGAGAAGAAGGTGCTCAACGACATGGTGGCCTACGCGAAGAGCCTGGCGCAGAAGCGGAACCGCAACGTGGCCTGGGCCGAGCGCGCCGTGAGGCAGGCGGCATCCAGCACTTACCTTGAGGCCCAGCGCGAGAAAGTCATCGATTTTGTAGCGGAGGATATGGCCGATCTCTTGAAGAAGCTCGATGGCCGGACCGTATCGGTCAATGAAAGGAACGTGGTGATCAGGACCGCGGGCTGCACGGCCGCGGAGTATTCCATGGACTGGCTGAAGAGATTCCTCAACTTTTTCGCAGATCCCCAGATCGTGCTTTTTCTCCTGATCATCGCCGTGGTCGGCATCGGCTTCGAGATCAAGAGCCCGGGCCTGATCGCGCCGGGCGTTATCGGCGCCATATCCCTCTTCCTCTTCTTCATGGCCCTGAGGATCCTTCCGGTCAACGTCGCCGGTATCATCCTGATCGTCCTGGCCATAGTCCTGTTCATCCTTGAATTGAAGATTACGAGCTATGGGCTCCTCACCATCGGTGGCATAGCCTCCTTCGTGTTCGGGGCCATGATACTGTTCGACTCTCCCCTTCCAGGAGGTTCCGTGCCCATGACAACGATATTGGCGATGGTGGTGGTGCTGCTGGCTTTCATGTTCATCGTGGTGAGGGCGGTGATCAACGTGCACCGCGCCCAGGTGACCACGGGCCGCGAGGGGATCATCGGCGAGACCGGCTCTGCGCTGGAGGATTTCGACGGCGAGGGCCGGGGCATGGTCAAGGTCCATGGGGAGCTATGGAAGGCTCTCGCGGACGAGTCGATCAGGAGCGGCGAGGGAATTGTCGTCACCGACGTGGACGGGATGACGCTGAAGGTGAAGAAGAAATGA
- a CDS encoding ATP-binding domain-containing protein encodes MAALDNSYHIFHSVTWKDSRDGECDIIIFHELKGFIALEVKGGEIKNDGVKWTSKSQKGIVHEIHNPVKQARDAVYAVRRTWEDKYGTVLPGHYSWAVCFPDCPWEKSCRTLELPEHAVLSSKGMDDVKSWVELQFADMEKNHGSKIISSIDKQRFLDLFGNTVSMKLSLNRAIVRQEEELRITDRMQDYLLDLFDDKARIGFQGAAGTGKTWIAMKKSRRLAEEGKSVLFLTYNRQVNDFVFESLEDVASITVKTFHAFAQGIIREYLKDHMVDPGCQKCFFDCINDLAKQVGENTKKESEKSSGKKEPTIDNKLNGALHFLRIIPVNMTCTDILKDHGEKLPAAVREVMKYLLPDGKGGFFEDRVPLAVMSIFEADQGIRERYHYDALIIDEAQDFHTSWCECLKYLFLQYGDRICYIFYDDNQTIFTNNEELPVTDLIASAGLEDHIFRLRDNLRNTASIHDFAVAKTGKGATARPFEIPGLKPEVATVKGDNAARSSVAAILKDLIEIHGISKDRIVILSNRNMDKSIFSEIPDAGGYNITEGSVAKGGVRFRTIHKFKGLEADVVILVAHHREQDREVRYISDELFYVGYTRAKHLLWVVNVM; translated from the coding sequence ATGGCTGCATTGGACAACTCCTACCATATCTTCCATTCCGTCACATGGAAAGACTCCCGTGATGGTGAATGTGATATTATCATTTTTCATGAACTGAAGGGTTTTATCGCCCTTGAGGTAAAGGGAGGAGAGATAAAGAATGATGGCGTGAAATGGACATCAAAGAGCCAGAAGGGGATCGTCCACGAAATCCATAATCCGGTGAAACAGGCCCGTGACGCGGTTTACGCGGTGCGGCGTACCTGGGAAGACAAGTACGGAACAGTGTTGCCGGGGCATTACTCCTGGGCGGTCTGTTTTCCCGACTGTCCCTGGGAGAAATCATGCCGTACCCTTGAACTGCCCGAGCATGCAGTACTGTCATCGAAGGGTATGGATGATGTGAAATCATGGGTGGAGCTTCAATTTGCCGATATGGAGAAGAATCATGGTTCAAAAATCATTTCATCAATTGATAAACAACGATTTTTGGATCTTTTCGGAAATACTGTATCGATGAAGCTCTCCCTGAACCGGGCCATTGTGCGCCAGGAGGAAGAGCTCCGTATCACGGACCGGATGCAGGACTACCTGCTGGACCTCTTTGACGACAAGGCGCGGATCGGTTTCCAGGGCGCTGCCGGCACGGGCAAAACCTGGATTGCCATGAAAAAGTCTCGGCGGCTGGCGGAGGAGGGCAAATCTGTTCTATTCCTCACATATAATCGCCAGGTGAATGATTTTGTATTCGAATCCCTTGAGGATGTTGCATCCATAACAGTTAAAACCTTCCATGCCTTTGCCCAAGGGATTATCCGGGAATATCTCAAAGATCACATGGTTGATCCGGGATGCCAGAAGTGCTTTTTTGACTGCATTAATGATTTAGCAAAGCAGGTGGGAGAAAACACTAAAAAGGAAAGCGAAAAAAGCAGCGGGAAAAAGGAACCAACCATAGACAATAAACTCAATGGCGCCCTGCATTTTTTGAGAATCATCCCTGTAAATATGACCTGTACCGACATACTTAAGGACCATGGGGAGAAATTGCCTGCGGCTGTGCGGGAGGTAATGAAATACCTTTTACCGGATGGGAAAGGTGGCTTCTTTGAAGACCGGGTGCCCCTTGCGGTTATGTCGATTTTTGAGGCTGACCAGGGAATTCGTGAGCGGTATCATTATGATGCCCTTATCATAGATGAAGCCCAGGATTTTCATACGTCTTGGTGTGAATGCCTCAAGTACCTGTTTCTGCAATATGGCGACCGCATCTGCTATATCTTTTACGATGACAACCAGACAATCTTCACCAATAACGAGGAGTTGCCGGTTACTGATCTTATAGCATCGGCGGGACTGGAAGATCACATCTTCAGATTGCGGGATAATCTGAGAAACACGGCATCAATCCACGATTTTGCCGTGGCAAAGACCGGTAAGGGGGCTACGGCGCGTCCCTTCGAGATCCCTGGCTTAAAGCCGGAGGTGGCGACAGTTAAGGGTGATAACGCAGCCCGGTCGTCTGTGGCTGCTATTCTGAAAGATCTTATTGAGATCCATGGCATCAGCAAGGACCGCATCGTTATACTTTCCAATAGGAACATGGATAAATCGATATTTTCAGAAATACCGGATGCAGGCGGTTATAACATAACTGAGGGTTCAGTAGCCAAGGGCGGAGTGCGATTTCGTACTATCCACAAGTTTAAAGGCCTTGAGGCGGATGTTGTTATTCTTGTGGCTCATCACCGGGAGCAGGATAGAGAGGTGCGATATATATCAGATGAATTGTTTTACGTGGGATATACCAGAGCTAAGCATTTGTTGTGGGTCGTGAATGTTATGTAA
- a CDS encoding type II toxin-antitoxin system RelE/ParE family toxin translates to MADIIYTESYNKRASRFLKKHPDIISQYEKTLKLLEANPHHPSLRLHKLQGKLSQLYSVSINITYRICIYFIIEDDKIIPIDIGTHDEVY, encoded by the coding sequence GTGGCTGATATTATTTATACGGAGAGCTATAATAAAAGGGCGTCAAGATTCTTAAAAAAGCACCCGGATATTATCAGCCAGTATGAAAAAACATTAAAACTACTTGAGGCTAATCCGCATCATCCCTCTCTGAGATTACATAAGCTACAGGGTAAATTATCTCAATTATACTCTGTTTCAATAAATATAACTTACAGGATATGCATTTATTTCATAATTGAGGATGACAAAATCATACCTATCGATATCGGTACTCATGATGAAGTGTATTAA